From the Candidatus Poribacteria bacterium genome, one window contains:
- a CDS encoding DUF3320 domain-containing protein, which translates to MNNENNVLNEKSTSVKSKIEEAVRMARQRLLDLTLNNRLLNYRPSRRRTIQVVDEIPREIFDILVLQPKTMQFKPSEISEEEIRSLFKEEELDEYSPFLNLQNAELPKHHTDRLLQTDLTKEELYKKLSYVHRQAETVFREQGYSILYLALGFLEWTEIEHANQLNRAPLILIPVELKQQKVRTRFSLCWSGAELFPNISLEAKLKEQGVELPDLKILKMLEEKTVVDAYFQSVTEAISHQKNWRVVPDIYLDFFSFTKFVMYRDLNPAGWVIGDHPLLGEILGESPQAHKVDEFKPEEVDQVPSRNFYHVMDADSSQIAVIEEVKKKRNLVVEGPPGTGKSQTIANMIAELLAAGKKVLFVSEKMAALEVVKERLDSVGLGDFCLELHSHKSNKREVLKELERSLAVGPPQKTEQNHIFDQIDSRKESLNAYVNALHEPINQTQKSPFTLFGVREMAQCHFENVERDMPLITFANPTETTPDCWTKTKQSLEELATILPLVTPVANNPWRGCKPDIVTPAYIKNTKALIGTCINALDALEKVIHDLADVCAIQIPTMLATLPQALKGVSVMSKAIPVEREVLLNDAWNRPNRESDTLIKKIEDVQKGIIEARAKFNKEQLIVTLEALRALEDKVHDIKEICGIQSISTPKDLRRVLNAANVMVNSIPVEREVLLNEDWNHANPEVEKLIKQVENVQNILTKARITFESVVLERDDIDLLQDEYKELCGIFPPVRFFHSKYNSIKKQIRSLYKDKPPRKIEAILTSLDELAHCINKRKEIKALEQTGRSLFGSHWKAEESDTDQLRQFAKWIMLFRKEFLDGTLTNRAVDLVSEGIASEHLKDLIRQAITQRESFVKERGTLLSQLEIDSKTVFGLDAEDVFFGKLSSQLEMWKAELPLFDSWIQFVHGNVGELSEKPEQLITDLAKLSQCTDIRTEIQDMEQTGQDLFGRYWRGEDSDPKRLRESKEWIVEFRKQLIGDVLTEQAIDIVGTGVNQEQIEHLAKQVETAKIRFVQKRAALFNHLGTDANALFGVETKKVSFTELRSRLELWEQGLTRLQAWEQFVRLRDTCQQTIAQPLISRIENDLLEPEDIVPCFEGNLADAFLDKAFRGRSELRDFVFNLHEEKIVGFRKLDSEIIELNRLRLITQLHQNRPRLFSGASSDSEIGILQKQFSRERGHMSIRDLLTQAGGLIQKIKPCFMMSPLSIAQFCDPQMVQFDVVVFDEASQIRLEDALGALLRGKQAIVIGDTRQLPPTRFFDGIVEDDEEKDEDDFTNPIVGVVSILDLCRQSVPMKELKWHYRSRHESLIAVSNQEFYDNNLYVFPSAIDKAEHLGLKFEHIPDAVYDRGKSSTNRQEAQAVVKAAFAHYRNYPNKSLGIGTFGIKQQQAILDEFEVQFQQQPEMVEFFASNREEYFFVKNLETIQGDERDVIFISVGYGFGKDGKLHKNFGPLSSDGGERRLNVLITRAREKCVVFSNFRASDLQLDIDAPFGVRALKTFLDYAETGNLPVPESNNPLVDPESPFEESVYEFLKSQGCKVSKQVGCAGYRIDLAVVDSTALGRYLIGIECDGAPYHSSPIARDRDRLRQQQLERLGWKLHRIWSTDWYRNRAETRRRLLEAVERAKAEKLSPVPIPEPIDPPKPSEPARSSESNFNPSNSLSIADHVQDYQTCKDLKIPMQGELHLQTTFQLAKAVREVVKIESPVHTDLVARRIRQLWGLKRAGERIKNAIEAGIAAAQRDKLIHQNGDFLWAADNREIKVRCRTKPKIEWICEEEIVEAMKFVLTSQGAMPDKSLITETAKLFGYKSARKTVMEKMKPLLDKLVKAGEFQILPNSRVQLS; encoded by the coding sequence ATGAACAACGAAAACAATGTTTTGAACGAAAAAAGTACTTCTGTCAAGTCCAAGATTGAAGAAGCGGTGCGGATGGCACGTCAACGCCTTCTTGACTTGACGTTGAACAATCGTCTCCTGAACTATCGGCCAAGCAGACGGCGAACTATTCAAGTGGTTGATGAAATTCCGAGAGAAATTTTTGACATTCTCGTTTTGCAACCAAAGACGATGCAATTTAAACCATCAGAAATTTCCGAAGAAGAAATTCGGTCACTTTTTAAGGAGGAAGAGCTAGATGAGTATTCACCTTTCCTCAACCTGCAAAATGCTGAACTTCCGAAGCACCACACTGATCGGCTTTTACAGACTGATTTGACAAAGGAAGAACTCTACAAAAAGTTATCCTATGTTCATCGACAGGCTGAAACAGTCTTTAGAGAGCAGGGTTATTCCATTCTATATCTTGCCCTTGGCTTTCTCGAATGGACGGAAATAGAACATGCCAATCAGTTAAATAGGGCACCATTAATACTCATACCAGTTGAGCTAAAACAGCAAAAGGTTCGGACCCGATTCAGCCTCTGTTGGAGTGGAGCGGAATTATTTCCGAACATATCTCTGGAAGCTAAGCTCAAAGAACAAGGCGTTGAACTTCCTGATCTTAAAATTCTTAAAATGCTTGAGGAAAAAACTGTCGTTGATGCCTATTTTCAGTCCGTGACCGAAGCAATATCCCATCAGAAAAACTGGCGCGTTGTACCAGACATCTATCTTGATTTTTTTAGTTTCACCAAATTTGTAATGTACAGAGATTTGAATCCGGCAGGCTGGGTAATAGGTGACCATCCTTTGCTTGGGGAGATTCTTGGAGAATCACCCCAAGCACATAAAGTCGATGAGTTTAAACCAGAAGAGGTTGACCAAGTGCCGAGTCGCAATTTTTATCATGTGATGGACGCAGATTCTTCTCAGATTGCAGTCATAGAAGAAGTTAAAAAAAAGCGTAACTTGGTAGTTGAAGGTCCACCAGGAACTGGCAAGTCTCAAACTATCGCAAATATGATTGCTGAACTTCTCGCTGCTGGCAAAAAAGTCCTTTTTGTCAGTGAGAAGATGGCTGCACTTGAAGTTGTAAAAGAGCGACTTGACAGTGTTGGTCTTGGTGATTTTTGTTTGGAGTTGCACAGTCATAAGTCCAATAAACGTGAAGTATTGAAAGAACTTGAACGTTCGCTTGCTGTAGGCCCTCCGCAAAAAACGGAGCAGAATCATATCTTCGATCAAATTGATTCCCGTAAAGAGAGTCTCAACGCCTATGTCAACGCACTCCATGAACCTATCAACCAGACACAAAAATCTCCTTTTACGCTTTTCGGTGTTCGCGAAATGGCGCAATGTCATTTTGAAAATGTTGAGCGCGACATGCCGCTGATTACGTTTGCCAATCCAACCGAAACTACACCGGATTGTTGGACGAAAACAAAGCAAAGTCTTGAAGAACTCGCAACTATACTGCCTCTTGTAACTCCTGTAGCAAATAATCCTTGGCGTGGTTGCAAACCTGACATCGTAACACCTGCCTACATAAAAAATACGAAAGCGTTAATTGGAACATGCATTAATGCATTGGATGCTTTGGAAAAAGTGATTCACGATCTCGCTGACGTTTGTGCGATCCAGATTCCTACGATGCTAGCAACTTTACCACAAGCCTTAAAAGGTGTTAGTGTGATGTCAAAAGCGATCCCTGTTGAACGAGAGGTATTATTAAACGATGCTTGGAATCGTCCAAATCGCGAGTCTGACACATTAATCAAAAAAATTGAAGACGTGCAGAAAGGCATTATAGAAGCCCGTGCTAAGTTTAACAAAGAACAGCTCATCGTTACTTTGGAAGCATTACGCGCTTTAGAAGACAAAGTCCATGATATAAAGGAAATTTGCGGTATTCAATCCATTAGTACACCTAAAGATCTCCGGCGCGTGCTTAATGCAGCAAATGTAATGGTCAATTCAATCCCAGTTGAGCGGGAAGTCCTATTGAATGAAGACTGGAATCATGCCAACCCTGAGGTGGAAAAACTCATTAAGCAAGTCGAAAACGTTCAGAATATTCTAACTAAGGCACGAATTACTTTCGAGTCAGTAGTTTTAGAGCGGGATGATATTGACTTACTACAGGATGAGTACAAAGAATTATGTGGGATCTTTCCACCCGTTCGATTCTTCCACTCTAAATACAATTCTATTAAAAAGCAGATTCGTAGTCTTTACAAAGACAAACCACCCCGTAAAATTGAAGCGATTCTCACATCCCTTGATGAACTCGCGCACTGTATTAACAAACGAAAAGAGATAAAAGCGTTGGAGCAGACGGGCCGCTCTTTATTTGGATCGCATTGGAAAGCAGAGGAGAGCGATACAGACCAACTCCGCCAGTTTGCGAAATGGATTATGCTGTTTCGGAAAGAATTTCTTGATGGCACACTGACTAACAGGGCAGTAGACCTTGTTAGTGAAGGAATTGCAAGTGAACACCTGAAAGACCTTATTAGGCAGGCTATAACTCAACGCGAGAGTTTTGTGAAAGAACGCGGAACACTTCTTAGCCAACTTGAAATTGATTCTAAAACTGTATTCGGTTTAGATGCAGAAGATGTATTTTTTGGCAAACTCTCTTCACAACTTGAAATGTGGAAAGCAGAACTACCGTTATTTGATTCATGGATACAATTCGTTCACGGCAATGTTGGTGAACTGTCTGAAAAACCGGAGCAACTTATTACAGACCTCGCGAAATTGTCACAATGTACTGACATCCGAACAGAGATTCAAGATATGGAACAAACAGGACAGGATTTATTTGGTAGGTACTGGCGTGGTGAGGATAGCGATCCAAAACGATTACGCGAGTCTAAAGAGTGGATTGTTGAGTTTCGCAAACAATTGATCGGAGATGTGCTTACAGAACAAGCTATTGATATAGTTGGGACTGGCGTGAATCAAGAACAAATTGAACATCTTGCGAAACAGGTTGAAACCGCTAAAATTCGTTTCGTACAGAAACGTGCCGCTTTATTCAATCATCTTGGAACCGATGCCAATGCCTTATTTGGTGTAGAAACTAAAAAAGTTTCTTTCACTGAACTACGTTCGCGCCTCGAATTATGGGAACAGGGACTAACTCGCCTTCAAGCATGGGAGCAATTTGTTAGGTTGCGCGACACTTGCCAACAAACAATTGCACAACCATTAATTAGTAGAATTGAGAACGATCTGCTTGAACCAGAGGATATAGTTCCATGCTTTGAGGGAAATTTGGCAGATGCTTTTCTTGACAAAGCATTTCGGGGACGATCTGAACTACGCGATTTTGTTTTTAATCTGCATGAAGAAAAAATAGTAGGTTTCCGAAAACTTGACAGCGAAATCATTGAATTGAATCGACTACGTCTCATCACTCAATTGCATCAGAACCGTCCTCGTCTTTTTAGCGGTGCATCTTCTGATTCAGAAATCGGTATTCTACAAAAGCAATTCAGTCGAGAACGTGGGCACATGTCTATTCGCGATCTCTTAACACAAGCAGGAGGCTTAATCCAAAAAATCAAACCTTGCTTTATGATGAGTCCGCTCTCTATAGCGCAGTTCTGCGATCCGCAGATGGTTCAATTTGACGTAGTTGTATTTGATGAAGCAAGCCAAATTCGTCTGGAAGACGCGCTTGGCGCGCTTTTGCGTGGCAAGCAAGCCATCGTAATTGGCGACACTCGGCAACTACCGCCCACTCGTTTTTTTGATGGTATCGTTGAAGATGATGAGGAAAAAGATGAAGATGATTTTACAAACCCAATCGTTGGTGTGGTAAGCATTTTAGATCTGTGTAGGCAAAGTGTTCCTATGAAGGAGTTGAAATGGCACTATCGAAGTCGGCACGAGTCTCTCATCGCTGTTTCTAATCAGGAGTTTTATGACAATAACTTGTATGTCTTTCCATCGGCTATTGATAAAGCAGAACATTTGGGACTTAAGTTTGAACACATTCCTGATGCTGTCTATGACCGTGGTAAAAGTTCTACTAATCGGCAAGAGGCACAAGCTGTTGTTAAAGCTGCGTTTGCGCATTACCGAAATTATCCAAATAAAAGTCTTGGCATAGGCACCTTTGGCATAAAACAACAACAAGCAATTCTTGACGAATTTGAAGTCCAATTCCAGCAGCAACCAGAAATGGTAGAATTTTTTGCGAGCAACCGAGAGGAATATTTTTTCGTTAAAAATTTAGAAACAATTCAGGGTGATGAGCGCGACGTTATTTTCATAAGTGTCGGCTATGGATTCGGCAAGGATGGAAAACTCCATAAAAATTTCGGTCCTCTTAGCAGCGATGGTGGGGAACGCCGTTTGAATGTTCTCATCACGCGTGCTCGTGAGAAGTGTGTCGTCTTTTCAAATTTTCGTGCAAGTGATCTTCAATTAGATATTGATGCGCCTTTTGGAGTGAGGGCACTGAAGACTTTTCTTGATTATGCCGAAACTGGGAATCTACCAGTGCCTGAATCTAACAATCCACTGGTAGATCCTGAGTCTCCGTTTGAAGAATCTGTGTATGAATTCCTGAAAAGCCAAGGTTGTAAGGTCAGTAAACAGGTTGGGTGTGCAGGCTATCGGATTGATTTGGCAGTGGTCGATTCAACCGCCCTTGGACGTTATCTTATTGGCATTGAATGCGATGGTGCACCTTACCACAGTTCACCTATAGCAAGAGATAGGGATAGATTAAGACAGCAGCAACTTGAAAGGTTAGGATGGAAACTCCATCGTATCTGGTCAACAGACTGGTATCGCAATCGTGCAGAAACAAGACGACGACTTTTGGAAGCTGTTGAGCGTGCTAAGGCTGAAAAATTGTCACCGGTTCCAATACCAGAACCTATCGATCCGCCAAAACCATCCGAGCCAGCCCGTTCTTCTGAATCCAATTTCAATCCCTCAAATTCTCTTTCTATTGCAGACCATGTTCAGGATTACCAAACTTGTAAAGATCTAAAAATCCCAATGCAGGGTGAGTTACACCTGCAAACTACATTCCAACTCGCCAAAGCTGTGAGAGAGGTTGTAAAAATTGAGAGCCCTGTTCATACTGACTTGGTTGCCCGCCGAATCCGCCAACTCTGGGGATTAAAACGAGCAGGGGAACGAATTAAAAATGCGATTGAGGCAGGCATAGCAGCTGCCCAAAGAGACAAACTTATCCATCAGAATGGAGATTTTCTGTGGGCAGCAGACAATAGGGAGATAAAGGTTCGTTGTCGAACAAAACCTAAAATTGAGTGGATATGTGAAGAGGAAATTGTTGAGGCAATGAAATTTGTTCTAACTTCACAAGGGGCAATGCCTGATAAGTCCCTTATAACTGAAACTGCTAAACTTTTCGGTTACAAATCTGCACGGAAGACTGTTATGGAGAAAATGAAACCGCTTTTGGACAAGCTCGTCAAAGCCGGTGAATTCCAGATCTTACCGAACAGTAGGGTGCAACTATCATGA
- a CDS encoding ABC transporter substrate-binding protein, with protein sequence MNTKKFTLFAFLLVITGLIGFSACERVSQIVQPTTPQMTETSEEISVGVVLPLTGRLTDSFGKPIQQGFELALSEINAAYPSGAKLNLIIKDGQSTIDGAVEAFNKLIHQDGVSVILGPATSSQTEMVFPIAQENQVVAISPTSSARGLSALGDFVFRVALTTDILIPRGIEVTHTKLGYQRAATLYDETDLFSTDSDASVQEVLAAKGVEVIATETFQGGDTDFSEQLTRIQTLNPDVIFVSCLSPEKPGLLMQGHELGISAPFIVRTLTATEVQAAGVAAEGAMTFVGWGAAVDTPTNKAFVENYSAKFDMEPSNYAARAYATLHILAEAIANAHAIDSAAIRDALASIKDFDTILGKFSFDAHGDAVYDEKVLIVKDGKLVRFE encoded by the coding sequence ATGAATACTAAAAAATTCACACTTTTCGCATTTCTACTTGTAATTACTGGACTAATCGGATTCTCCGCGTGTGAGCGAGTTTCCCAGATTGTTCAACCTACCACACCCCAGATGACGGAGACCAGTGAAGAAATTTCCGTCGGTGTCGTTTTACCTCTGACAGGACGACTTACGGATTCATTTGGTAAACCAATACAGCAAGGCTTTGAATTAGCACTCAGCGAAATTAACGCTGCGTATCCCAGTGGAGCAAAACTCAATCTTATTATTAAAGATGGTCAGAGCACTATAGACGGGGCAGTTGAAGCCTTCAATAAACTGATTCACCAGGACGGGGTATCTGTTATTCTCGGACCTGCTACCTCAAGTCAAACTGAGATGGTTTTTCCGATAGCGCAAGAAAATCAGGTTGTGGCGATTAGCCCGACATCTTCTGCCCGCGGTCTCAGCGCGCTGGGGGATTTCGTTTTTCGCGTCGCGCTGACTACAGATATACTTATCCCCAGGGGCATTGAGGTAACACACACAAAACTTGGTTATCAACGCGCCGCTACACTATATGATGAAACCGATCTTTTCTCCACCGATAGCGACGCGTCCGTACAGGAAGTCCTTGCTGCGAAAGGGGTTGAGGTGATAGCTACTGAAACCTTCCAAGGTGGGGATACCGACTTTTCTGAACAATTAACCCGAATACAGACCCTGAATCCCGATGTTATTTTTGTCTCTTGCTTATCGCCGGAAAAGCCTGGGCTTCTCATGCAAGGGCATGAGCTCGGTATATCCGCTCCCTTTATCGTGCGCACATTGACTGCAACAGAGGTGCAGGCCGCAGGTGTAGCTGCCGAAGGGGCGATGACTTTTGTCGGGTGGGGTGCCGCTGTTGATACACCGACAAATAAAGCCTTCGTGGAGAATTATAGTGCCAAATTCGATATGGAACCGAGCAACTACGCCGCGCGTGCGTATGCTACACTTCATATTCTCGCGGAGGCGATCGCGAATGCACACGCAATCGATTCTGCAGCGATTCGAGACGCGCTCGCAAGTATCAAAGATTTTGACACAATTTTAGGGAAATTCTCTTTTGATGCTCACGGGGACGCGGTTTACGATGAGAAGGTTTTGATTGTCAAAGATGGTAAATTGGTACGCTTTGAGTAA
- a CDS encoding Gfo/Idh/MocA family oxidoreductase — MTTETKSPVRWGILSTANIATKVAHAIHLARNADLIAVASRTEERATTWGQEHNAPTTYGTYDALLADDSLDAIYIPLPPSLHAEWTIKAAERGKHVLCEKPLAANADEATAMADACRQNGVQLMDGVMWVHHERTAAMKQKLTDGTLGHLRRVTAAFTFNWDTIPVGNIRAMKEFAGGSLGDLGYYCVRAILWAFEQMPTQVFATARYKVGVDFNLTGILWFEDERIATLDCGFDTGLRKWFEVAGTRASIVCDDFTVPTSEETARFWIHGPDGNERNTIDGCIQEVTMIERFSQIVQSGNLEEKWSEVAVNTTRICDALLESNRRKEVVKL, encoded by the coding sequence ATGACCACTGAAACGAAATCACCTGTCCGCTGGGGAATCCTCAGCACAGCAAATATTGCGACAAAGGTTGCCCATGCGATCCATCTCGCCCGGAACGCTGACTTAATTGCGGTTGCGAGTCGGACTGAAGAACGTGCTACTACATGGGGACAAGAGCATAATGCTCCTACGACCTACGGCACCTACGACGCGCTTCTCGCTGATGACTCACTTGATGCCATCTATATCCCTTTACCCCCCTCACTCCACGCCGAATGGACAATCAAAGCGGCAGAACGCGGTAAACACGTCCTTTGTGAGAAACCGCTTGCCGCAAATGCTGATGAAGCCACTGCTATGGCAGATGCCTGTCGACAAAATGGTGTGCAACTGATGGACGGGGTCATGTGGGTGCATCATGAACGCACCGCGGCAATGAAGCAGAAACTAACAGACGGGACCCTCGGGCACCTCCGCCGAGTGACAGCTGCGTTCACCTTTAATTGGGACACAATCCCTGTCGGCAATATCCGAGCAATGAAGGAATTCGCAGGCGGAAGTCTCGGAGATTTAGGCTACTACTGTGTCCGTGCGATTCTCTGGGCATTCGAGCAGATGCCGACACAGGTCTTCGCGACAGCGCGTTACAAAGTTGGGGTGGACTTTAATCTCACTGGTATCCTCTGGTTTGAGGACGAACGCATTGCGACCTTAGATTGTGGGTTTGACACAGGACTTCGGAAGTGGTTTGAAGTTGCTGGCACGCGCGCCTCAATCGTCTGTGATGATTTCACCGTCCCTACGTCTGAAGAGACTGCCCGATTCTGGATTCACGGACCGGACGGAAACGAACGGAACACTATTGATGGGTGTATTCAGGAAGTTACAATGATTGAGCGGTTCTCTCAGATTGTGCAATCTGGGAACCTTGAAGAAAAATGGTCCGAAGTAGCCGTAAATACAACGCGCATCTGTGACGCGCTTCTTGAATCGAATCGACGCAAAGAAGTCGTCAAGTTGTAA
- a CDS encoding ABC transporter substrate-binding protein: MNTKKFIRCVFLFAIVALIIGFSACERVSQITQPATSQMPEVGEDISIGVVLPLTGRFSYVSGSPLLQSFELALSEINAARPHGVELKLIIEDDQSTTEGAIAAFNKLIHQDGVSVILGPVNSDQTKEAFPIAQENEVVAISPTSSARGLSAIGDFVFRVALTTDILIPRGIEVTQTHLGYQRVATLYDETDLFSTDSDTAVREVLKARGIEVVATETFQGGDTDFSEQLTRIQILDPDVIFVSSQPPEKPDILTQGHALGISAPFIVRTLTGADVQAAGAAAEGAMTFIGWGAVVDTPQNQAFVENYTTQFGMAPSNFAARAYAAFHILAEAIERAHATDAVAIRDALASIRDFDTILGKFSFDANGDAVYDPKVLIVKDGELLLFQ, translated from the coding sequence ATGAATACGAAAAAATTCATACGATGCGTATTTCTATTCGCGATTGTTGCCCTAATTATCGGATTTTCCGCGTGTGAACGAGTTTCCCAGATTACCCAACCTGCAACATCTCAGATGCCGGAAGTCGGTGAAGATATTTCTATCGGGGTCGTTTTACCATTGACGGGTCGGTTCAGTTACGTGTCTGGCAGCCCACTCTTGCAAAGTTTTGAGTTGGCACTCAGTGAAATTAACGCCGCCCGACCTCATGGTGTGGAACTCAAGCTTATCATCGAAGACGATCAAAGCACCACAGAAGGCGCAATCGCAGCTTTCAATAAACTGATCCACCAAGACGGGGTGTCCGTTATTCTTGGACCTGTTAATTCAGATCAAACGAAGGAAGCTTTTCCGATCGCACAAGAAAATGAGGTGGTCGCAATAAGTCCGACATCTTCTGCCCGCGGTCTCAGCGCGATCGGAGATTTTGTCTTTCGCGTCGCGTTGACTACAGATATACTTATCCCCAGGGGCATTGAAGTCACACAGACACACCTCGGTTATCAACGCGTCGCTACACTATATGATGAAACTGATCTTTTCTCCACCGATAGCGACACAGCAGTGCGGGAGGTCCTCAAGGCGCGCGGTATTGAAGTGGTCGCCACTGAAACCTTCCAAGGTGGAGATACCGACTTTTCCGAACAGTTAACCCGAATCCAGATACTGGACCCTGATGTTATCTTTGTTTCATCTCAACCCCCAGAAAAGCCTGACATACTCACCCAAGGGCACGCACTCGGCATATCTGCTCCGTTCATCGTGCGCACATTAACCGGAGCAGATGTGCAAGCCGCAGGCGCAGCCGCCGAGGGCGCGATGACTTTTATCGGATGGGGTGCCGTTGTTGATACGCCACAAAATCAAGCGTTTGTGGAGAACTATACCACCCAATTCGGCATGGCACCCAGCAACTTCGCGGCGCGCGCGTATGCCGCATTTCATATTCTCGCGGAGGCGATCGAGAGGGCACACGCAACCGATGCTGTAGCGATTCGAGACGCGCTCGCAAGTATCAGAGATTTTGACACAATTTTAGGGAAATTCTCTTTTGATGCTAACGGGGACGCGGTCTACGACCCGAAGGTTCTGATTGTCAAAGACGGCGAATTGCTCCTCTTTCAGTAG
- a CDS encoding mandelate racemase/muconate lactonizing enzyme family protein, which translates to MKITNIETFIVDAGWRPWTFVKVETDEGITGYGECSDGRNPNGVVGTIKDFTPLMIGRDPRAYEMRFWDMIRGSRQSPGGIAAKAIAGIECALVDIKAKALGISVVELFGGPTRDDVRVYWSHCGSSRARNYELIGVPPLKSMDDIAALGREVVERGFTALKTNVIFPGDTASVHFGGFGGGPGTTDGNVTPQVLRHIETLIGTFREAVGPDVGINLDLNFNFKPEACMRIAKVLEQFDMLWLEIDMYDHEAIRQIKDSTTTKICTGENLYYMREYLPYFECRAADVFMIDVPWNGFAPSKKIGDLANVFQLNVAPHNYYSHLATYMSASLCAVLPNVRIMEIDIDDVPWKDDLTTHVPDITDGYMKIPTRPGWGTELNEEVAKAHPWPDRRGEW; encoded by the coding sequence ATGAAAATTACAAATATTGAAACGTTTATTGTGGATGCAGGGTGGCGCCCATGGACTTTCGTTAAGGTTGAAACAGACGAAGGGATCACCGGTTATGGGGAATGTAGCGACGGCAGAAACCCCAACGGCGTGGTCGGAACTATCAAGGATTTCACACCGCTGATGATTGGACGAGATCCACGTGCTTATGAGATGCGGTTCTGGGACATGATTCGCGGTTCTCGGCAAAGTCCTGGCGGCATTGCAGCGAAGGCGATCGCTGGAATCGAGTGTGCCTTGGTAGACATTAAAGCGAAAGCCTTGGGAATCTCTGTTGTTGAGTTGTTCGGTGGACCGACACGTGATGACGTGCGTGTCTATTGGTCGCACTGTGGTAGCTCTCGTGCCCGCAATTATGAACTGATTGGTGTGCCACCCTTAAAAAGCATGGATGACATCGCCGCATTAGGTCGTGAAGTCGTTGAAAGAGGCTTCACCGCGCTTAAAACCAATGTCATTTTTCCCGGTGACACCGCGTCTGTCCATTTCGGTGGTTTCGGTGGTGGACCCGGTACGACCGACGGAAACGTAACGCCTCAAGTCCTACGGCACATCGAAACCTTAATCGGTACTTTTAGAGAAGCAGTGGGGCCCGATGTTGGTATCAACCTTGATCTGAACTTCAACTTCAAACCGGAGGCGTGCATGCGTATCGCCAAAGTACTTGAGCAGTTCGACATGCTGTGGCTGGAGATCGATATGTACGACCACGAGGCTATCCGTCAAATCAAGGATTCCACAACGACGAAGATATGTACCGGCGAAAACCTCTATTACATGCGCGAATACCTCCCCTATTTTGAATGTCGTGCCGCTGATGTGTTCATGATAGACGTACCGTGGAACGGATTCGCACCCTCAAAAAAGATTGGGGACTTGGCGAACGTGTTTCAACTCAACGTCGCGCCGCATAACTACTATAGCCACCTCGCCACTTATATGAGCGCGAGTCTTTGTGCCGTGCTGCCCAATGTGCGAATCATGGAAATTGATATTGATGATGTCCCTTGGAAAGACGACTTGACGACACACGTCCCAGACATTACGGATGGCTACATGAAGATCCCGACGCGTCCGGGGTGGGGCACCGAACTCAATGAGGAAGTTGCCAAGGCACATCCTTGGCCTGATCGGAGAGGAGAATGGTAA